Proteins encoded by one window of Flavobacterium sp. N502540:
- a CDS encoding non-ribosomal peptide synthetase → MIKNLIQTLQSLNIRLRIENGDLKINAPKGALTPEIIESIKACKKELIKLLSSSESIPKAAIKESYALTSPQQQLWTLSQFEGGNSAYNIFDAYEFKGALNFEKLNQTFKILMERHESLRTVFKEDEQGILGQYIIPFAQYSGVLQFTDLNNATAEVLSNHANALQRHTFDLEKGPLFLGEIVKTATDHHILMLNMHHIIGDGWSMGILSKEFMAIYNELAIGNEIILPDLPIQYKDYSEWQNSPSRQAVLQKSKAAWLETFSGDLPVLELPSDRTRPNFKTYNGSGVYHFFSKESTTALNAYAQQNGVTLFMLLMAGINGLLSRYANTRDIILGTPVAGRKHGDLENQVGLYLNTLAIRTTFEETVSFEELLTVQKETLLKAYSHQDYPFDSLVEALNLKRDLSRSVLFDVLVVFQNQEELLTSQGLVLNGLEITPYKNQEKSFSKFDLNFSFSEKQGELSLVIDYNTDIYELDFITRLASHLDSFLRKGIQNPDQKVASIDYISSSEKAILLEDFSTSKTEEAVAITAVEMFEQQVVQTPDAVAVVFEHRSLTYRELHELSSQLAHYLLTHYEIKTGDLIAVKLERSEWIYTSLLAVLKTGGVYVPIDPGYPEQRIAYIEQDSKCKVVIDEKLLANFISRQDNYPTTLPVISLTPENLMYVIYTSGSTGQPKGVMIEHKSLVNYILNQKEEFGFDASDRIVQFSNNAFDASMEQIFLAFFSGATLIGASKERIIDPTDFINLLKEHSVTHLHATPGYLSHLEHLSACKTLKRIVAAGEVCPKNLAEKMIKIADFYNKYGPTEATISAAMGRVEQSDLQRNLIPIGKPLKDSQIYILSDNLELQPIGVFGELCISGNSLSRGYLNNPELTEEKFIAHPFIAGARLYKTGDLGRWLSDGSIELTGRKDQQVKVRGHRIELGEIEHALLTQDSISQCVVTVQNIETEPAIVAYVVGEKELDKQELRAQLSQYLPDYMLPGYYVQLDAIALTSHGKVDLKALPKVDVNDKIQQEYTAPETVLEKQLAAIWEEILGINTIGTTDNFFELGGHSLKVILVANKINRQLGYQISVKDVFLNPTISGIISKLEEGTFTAIPKAEQQESYVLSSSQHRLWILSQFEGGSQAYNIPGSFEVDGNLNTAQLAEAFNLLIARHETLRTYFKRDDQGEVRQFVIDAKDIDFKVDYEDFSTIENQEEALEHSVAQSYGCQFDLEKAPLVNLKLIRQSENKHLLLFNMHHIISDGWSMGILSQELITIYDHLIQNKNISLPELSIQYKDYATWMRSEEQITKLKKSEAYWLDTFSGNLPVLELPTEKIRPRIKTYAGDSITHNFTKDASATLKTFSEQHNSSLFMTLMAAINGLLSRYTNTRDLILGTPIAGREHSDLENQIGLYLNTLAIRTRFEENTSFEELLTIQKETLLDAYSHQEYPLDNLVEQLGLGRDTSRSALFDVLVVLQNQQDLFDSNAEQIESLTLKPYKANPRKVSQFDLSFVFSEQQGELNLHIEYNTDIYESEFVARLANHLENFLTKAIQNPEQKVATLNYLSEAETTQLLQDFNDTAVAYPKDNTMVDLFVNQAKKTPEQIALVTDTKSFTYQELDEISNELSHYLLSNYNLTVEDLVGVKLGRSEWLPIALLAVLKSGCAYVPIDPNYPTQRIEYIEQDSKCKVTIDDNFITTFKQAESISKSLPQITFSSQHLGYIIYTSGSTGKPKGVMITHQNAVAMLCWSQREFSDTDFDILYAVTSHCFDLSVYEFFYPLSIGKQIRLLANGLSIGDYIQNDKNVLINTVPSVIHTLIEKGTTFENAVGINLAGEAFPVSIANHFTDSGIAIRNLYGPSEDTTYSSYYRVEGTYENSVPIGKALDNTQFYVLSEELALQPVGVIGEICISGDGLSRGYLYQPELTAEKFITNPFSKNTKLYKTGDLGKWLPDGTIAYIGRKDSQVKIRGHRIELGEIEQVLQSQEDIDQCVVITATVNGDPVIVSYLVSTATIDKQQLRQSLSRELPEYMLPSYYVFLDKFPLTPNGKIDKKALPSVSTEDVIQQEYVAPTNEIEEKLVAIWQEILKREKIGITNNFFELGGNSLKATVLINRINRAFDTRFSIQDLYETQDVIGISKKLKFVLFQNELAVETADDLDEILI, encoded by the coding sequence ATGATAAAGAATCTAATACAAACGTTACAATCGTTAAATATCAGACTTCGGATAGAAAATGGAGATCTGAAAATTAATGCTCCGAAAGGTGCTTTGACTCCTGAAATTATTGAAAGCATTAAAGCCTGTAAAAAGGAGTTGATCAAACTACTTTCATCTTCAGAGTCTATCCCAAAAGCTGCGATAAAAGAATCATATGCACTTACTTCGCCCCAACAGCAGCTATGGACTTTAAGTCAGTTTGAAGGAGGTAATTCGGCTTATAATATTTTTGATGCCTATGAATTTAAAGGCGCGTTAAATTTTGAAAAGCTGAATCAGACTTTTAAGATTTTAATGGAACGACATGAGAGTCTGCGTACCGTTTTTAAAGAAGATGAACAAGGAATTTTGGGACAGTATATCATCCCTTTTGCCCAATACAGTGGGGTTTTACAATTTACAGATTTAAATAATGCTACGGCTGAAGTCCTGAGCAATCATGCTAATGCACTTCAAAGGCATACTTTTGACTTAGAAAAAGGACCACTTTTTTTAGGAGAGATTGTAAAGACAGCCACAGATCATCATATTTTGATGCTTAACATGCATCATATTATAGGCGATGGCTGGTCGATGGGAATATTGAGTAAAGAGTTTATGGCCATTTACAATGAACTGGCCATAGGAAACGAGATCATATTACCCGATTTGCCTATTCAGTATAAAGATTATTCAGAATGGCAAAACAGCCCGTCCAGACAAGCAGTACTGCAAAAATCTAAAGCTGCATGGCTAGAGACATTCTCGGGAGATTTACCGGTTTTAGAATTACCATCTGACAGGACAAGGCCTAATTTTAAAACTTATAACGGTTCAGGAGTATATCATTTTTTTTCAAAAGAGAGTACCACTGCGCTTAATGCCTATGCCCAGCAAAATGGCGTGACCCTTTTTATGCTTTTAATGGCTGGAATAAACGGATTACTTTCCAGATATGCCAATACCAGAGATATTATTTTAGGAACTCCGGTAGCAGGAAGAAAACACGGTGATCTCGAAAATCAGGTTGGGTTGTATTTGAATACGCTGGCCATTCGAACCACTTTTGAAGAAACAGTAAGTTTTGAAGAATTACTAACGGTACAAAAAGAAACCTTATTAAAAGCTTATTCCCATCAGGACTATCCTTTCGACAGTTTGGTAGAAGCGCTTAATCTTAAAAGAGACTTAAGCCGATCAGTTTTGTTTGATGTTTTAGTGGTATTTCAAAACCAGGAAGAGTTATTAACATCACAGGGGCTAGTACTAAATGGTCTTGAAATAACACCTTATAAAAATCAGGAAAAGTCATTTAGTAAGTTTGATTTGAACTTTTCTTTTTCAGAAAAACAAGGTGAATTGTCTTTGGTTATAGATTACAATACTGATATTTACGAATTGGATTTTATAACACGCCTGGCTTCTCATTTGGATAGTTTTTTAAGGAAAGGAATCCAAAATCCGGATCAAAAAGTAGCCAGTATTGATTACATTTCAAGTTCAGAGAAAGCGATCCTTTTGGAAGATTTTAGCACTTCAAAAACGGAAGAGGCAGTAGCCATTACAGCCGTTGAAATGTTCGAACAGCAAGTGGTGCAAACCCCTGATGCTGTAGCAGTAGTTTTTGAACACAGATCTCTGACTTACAGAGAACTCCATGAGCTTTCCAGCCAGTTGGCACATTATTTATTGACTCATTATGAGATAAAAACAGGAGACCTTATTGCTGTAAAATTAGAGCGCAGCGAGTGGATTTACACCTCCCTTTTGGCCGTATTGAAAACCGGCGGTGTTTATGTTCCTATAGATCCGGGTTATCCGGAGCAAAGAATTGCTTATATCGAGCAAGACAGTAAATGTAAAGTTGTTATTGACGAGAAGTTATTGGCGAATTTCATCTCCCGTCAGGACAATTATCCAACCACATTACCTGTTATTTCTTTGACTCCGGAGAACCTCATGTATGTCATTTATACCTCAGGTTCCACAGGACAGCCCAAAGGCGTAATGATCGAGCACAAAAGTTTGGTGAATTATATCCTAAACCAAAAAGAAGAATTCGGGTTTGATGCGTCCGATCGTATCGTACAATTCTCCAACAACGCTTTTGATGCGTCAATGGAACAGATCTTTTTAGCTTTTTTTAGCGGAGCCACCCTGATAGGCGCTTCCAAAGAACGTATTATTGATCCGACCGACTTTATAAACCTATTGAAAGAACATAGTGTAACCCACCTGCATGCCACCCCGGGTTATTTGTCACATTTAGAGCATCTTTCTGCCTGCAAGACCCTAAAAAGAATCGTTGCAGCAGGAGAAGTATGTCCAAAAAATCTGGCCGAAAAAATGATCAAAATAGCCGACTTCTACAACAAGTACGGCCCAACAGAAGCCACCATTAGCGCTGCCATGGGAAGAGTAGAGCAGAGCGATCTGCAAAGAAATCTCATTCCAATTGGTAAACCCTTAAAAGACAGCCAGATCTATATCCTGTCCGATAACCTGGAATTGCAGCCCATTGGTGTATTTGGAGAACTCTGTATCTCAGGAAACAGCCTGTCCAGAGGATACCTGAACAACCCCGAACTCACCGAAGAAAAATTCATCGCCCATCCCTTCATTGCAGGAGCCAGACTCTATAAAACAGGCGATCTGGGCCGATGGCTGTCCGATGGCAGCATCGAACTCACAGGTAGAAAAGACCAGCAGGTAAAAGTAAGAGGCCACCGAATAGAACTTGGTGAAATCGAACATGCCTTATTAACACAAGACAGTATTAGTCAGTGTGTTGTAACCGTACAAAACATAGAGACAGAACCCGCAATAGTAGCCTATGTGGTAGGAGAAAAAGAGCTTGACAAACAAGAACTTCGTGCCCAATTGAGCCAATATTTACCCGATTATATGCTTCCGGGTTACTATGTACAATTAGACGCCATTGCATTAACCTCCCACGGTAAAGTGGATCTAAAAGCACTGCCTAAAGTGGATGTAAACGACAAGATTCAGCAAGAATATACCGCTCCGGAGACCGTTTTAGAGAAACAACTCGCTGCAATCTGGGAAGAAATATTGGGCATAAATACCATTGGAACCACAGACAATTTCTTCGAATTGGGCGGACACAGCCTGAAAGTAATTTTAGTAGCCAATAAAATCAACCGACAATTAGGCTATCAGATCAGCGTAAAAGACGTCTTTTTGAACCCAACCATCTCAGGAATCATCAGCAAACTTGAAGAAGGAACCTTCACGGCCATACCCAAAGCAGAGCAGCAGGAAAGCTACGTTTTAAGCTCCTCTCAGCACCGATTATGGATCCTGAGCCAGTTTGAAGGCGGGAGTCAGGCCTACAACATCCCCGGTTCGTTTGAAGTAGACGGGAATTTAAACACAGCTCAATTAGCAGAAGCTTTCAACCTTCTTATAGCCAGACATGAAACCCTAAGAACCTATTTCAAAAGAGACGATCAGGGAGAAGTGCGTCAATTTGTAATCGATGCCAAAGACATTGACTTCAAAGTAGATTATGAAGACTTCAGCACAATCGAAAATCAAGAAGAAGCCCTGGAACACAGCGTTGCCCAAAGTTATGGATGTCAATTTGATTTAGAGAAAGCCCCTTTGGTAAACCTGAAACTCATCAGACAATCAGAAAACAAACACCTGTTACTTTTCAACATGCACCATATTATCAGTGATGGCTGGTCCATGGGGATTTTAAGCCAGGAACTCATCACCATTTACGATCATCTCATACAAAACAAAAACATCAGTCTTCCGGAGCTAAGCATACAATATAAAGACTATGCCACCTGGATGAGAAGTGAAGAACAAATCACCAAACTAAAAAAATCAGAAGCATACTGGCTGGACACCTTTAGCGGTAATCTGCCCGTATTAGAACTTCCGACAGAGAAAATACGACCAAGAATAAAAACGTATGCAGGAGATTCCATCACCCATAACTTTACCAAAGATGCAAGTGCTACCCTGAAAACATTCTCAGAGCAACACAACAGCAGTCTTTTCATGACCCTGATGGCAGCAATCAACGGATTACTCTCGAGATACACCAACACCAGAGACCTTATTTTAGGGACACCAATTGCTGGAAGAGAACACAGTGATCTGGAAAATCAAATAGGACTTTATCTCAATACCCTGGCCATTCGAACCCGTTTTGAAGAAAACACCAGTTTTGAAGAACTATTAACCATACAAAAAGAAACCCTGCTCGATGCCTATTCCCATCAGGAATATCCGCTGGACAATCTGGTAGAACAACTAGGTTTAGGTAGAGATACAAGCCGATCAGCACTTTTTGATGTACTGGTAGTGTTGCAAAATCAACAGGATTTATTTGACTCAAATGCAGAACAAATAGAAAGTTTAACCTTAAAACCTTATAAAGCCAATCCGAGAAAAGTAAGTCAATTCGATTTAAGTTTCGTCTTCTCAGAACAACAAGGAGAGCTGAACCTTCACATCGAATACAATACTGATATTTATGAATCAGAATTTGTAGCGCGACTAGCAAATCATTTAGAAAACTTTTTAACCAAAGCCATCCAGAATCCGGAGCAAAAAGTAGCTACACTCAACTATCTGAGCGAAGCCGAGACCACACAATTGTTACAGGATTTTAACGACACAGCAGTAGCGTATCCTAAGGACAATACAATGGTTGACTTATTTGTCAATCAGGCGAAGAAAACCCCGGAACAGATCGCTTTAGTAACCGATACAAAAAGTTTTACCTATCAAGAACTCGATGAGATTTCTAACGAGCTTTCACACTACCTGTTAAGTAATTATAACTTAACTGTAGAAGATTTAGTAGGAGTAAAACTCGGTCGCAGCGAGTGGCTGCCTATTGCTTTATTGGCGGTTTTAAAATCAGGATGTGCTTACGTTCCGATCGATCCCAACTATCCGACACAGCGTATCGAATACATCGAGCAAGACAGTAAATGTAAAGTTACCATAGACGATAACTTTATAACAACTTTCAAACAAGCAGAATCCATATCAAAATCATTGCCGCAGATCACTTTCAGTTCGCAGCATCTGGGCTACATCATTTACACCTCAGGATCTACAGGAAAACCAAAAGGCGTTATGATCACCCATCAGAATGCTGTGGCCATGTTGTGCTGGTCGCAAAGAGAATTTAGCGATACCGATTTTGATATTTTATACGCGGTAACCTCACACTGTTTTGATCTGTCCGTTTACGAATTTTTCTATCCTTTAAGTATCGGAAAACAAATACGTTTACTAGCCAACGGATTATCGATAGGAGATTATATTCAGAACGACAAAAACGTACTGATCAATACCGTTCCATCGGTAATTCATACCCTGATTGAGAAAGGAACTACCTTTGAGAATGCTGTTGGAATCAACCTTGCCGGAGAAGCCTTTCCGGTAAGTATCGCCAACCATTTTACAGACTCCGGCATTGCCATTAGAAATCTGTACGGTCCTTCAGAAGACACCACTTACAGCAGTTATTACAGAGTAGAAGGAACTTATGAAAATTCCGTACCTATTGGAAAAGCACTGGACAACACTCAGTTTTATGTACTCTCAGAAGAATTAGCCTTGCAGCCTGTAGGTGTAATTGGAGAAATCTGTATCTCAGGTGATGGTTTGTCCAGAGGGTATTTGTACCAACCGGAACTCACAGCAGAAAAGTTTATTACTAACCCTTTTAGCAAGAACACAAAGCTCTACAAAACAGGCGATTTGGGCAAATGGTTACCCGACGGTACCATCGCTTACATTGGTAGAAAAGACAGTCAGGTTAAAATCAGAGGGCATCGTATCGAGCTCGGAGAAATCGAGCAGGTACTACAATCTCAGGAAGATATCGATCAGTGTGTGGTTATCACAGCAACTGTAAACGGAGATCCGGTCATTGTCAGTTATCTGGTGAGTACTGCAACCATAGACAAACAACAGCTTCGTCAATCACTATCGAGAGAATTACCAGAGTATATGCTGCCAAGTTATTATGTGTTCCTGGATAAATTTCCACTAACACCCAACGGCAAGATCGACAAAAAAGCATTGCCATCGGTAAGTACAGAGGATGTTATCCAGCAGGAATATGTGGCTCCAACCAACGAAATCGAAGAAAAACTGGTAGCCATATGGCAGGAAATTCTAAAACGAGAGAAAATAGGAATCACCAATAATTTCTTTGAATTAGGAGGAAACAGTTTAAAAGCTACTGTTTTAATCAACAGAATAAACCGGGCTTTTGATACGAGATTCTCTATTCAGGATTTATATGAAACTCAGGATGTTATTGGAATTTCTAAAAAGCTAAAATTTGTTCTTTTTCAAAATGAATTAGCCGTAGAAACAGCTGATGATTTGGATGAGATACTAATCTAA
- a CDS encoding amino acid adenylation domain-containing protein translates to MIENLINTLESLNIRLRVENGDLKINAPKGTLTPEIIEDIKAHKSRLLSLLSSSESIPKAEAKDFYTLTSSQYRLWTLSQFESGNSAYNLFAAFEFKGVLEFEKLAEAFQILVERHESLRTVFKEDEQGDLGQYIVPAAQYSGTLQFRDLSNATAEVLSNHANTLQRHAFDLEKGPLFIGEIVKTTADHHILMLNMHHIIGDGWSMGVLSREFITIYNELVIGNEIVLPDLPIQYKDYSEWQNSPSRQAVLEKSKALWLETFSGDLPVLELPSNKVRPKLKTYNGSGIKHSFSKKSNTALNTYAQQNGVTPFMVLMAGINGLLSRYTNSSDLILGTPVAGREHSDLENQVGLYLNTLAIRTTFEKTVSFQDLLQTQKETLLKAYSHQDYPLDSLVEALDLKRDTSRSVLFDVLVVFQNQQELLASESLRISGVEITPYKNLKKSFSKFDLTFAFAEFQGELTLDIEYNTDIYESEFVARLASHLETFLTEAIQNPEQKVATLNYLSEAETTQLLQDFNDTAVAYPKDDTMVDLFVAQAKKTPEQIALVTDTKSFTYQELDEISNELSHYLLSNYNLAVEDLVGVKLGRSEWLPIALLAVLKSGCAYVPIDPNYPAQRIEYIEQDSKCKITIDDSFLETFKEAESISKFLPEVSFNSDNLAYIIYTSGSTGKPKGVMITHQNAVAMLCWSQREFSDTDFDILYAVTSHCFDLSVYEFFYPLSIGKQIRLLANGLSIGDYIQSDKNVLINTVPSVIHTLIEKGTTFENAVGINLAGEAFPVSIANHFTNSGIAIRNLYGPSEDTTYSSYYRVEGTYENAVPIGKALDNTQFYVLSEELALQPVGVIGEICISGDGLSRGYLYQPELTAEKFITNPFNENTKLYKTGDLGKWLPDGTIAYIGRKDSQVKIRGHRIELGEIEQVLQSQEDIDQCVVVTATVNGDPVIVSYLVSIATIDKQQLRQSLSRELPEYMLPSYYVFLDKFPLTPNGKIDKKALPSVSTEDVIQQEYVAPTNEIEEKLVAIWQDILKLEKIGITDNFFELGGNSLKATVLINRINKAFDTRFSIEDLYETQNVIGVSEKLKFIVFQNELAGESVDDLDEIMI, encoded by the coding sequence ATGATAGAGAATTTAATAAATACACTAGAATCTTTAAATATAAGACTTCGGGTAGAAAATGGGGATTTGAAAATTAATGCTCCGAAAGGAACTTTAACACCCGAAATTATTGAAGACATTAAAGCGCATAAAAGTAGATTGCTTAGCCTGTTGTCATCGTCGGAATCAATTCCTAAAGCCGAGGCCAAAGATTTTTATACACTTACGTCTTCACAATATCGTTTGTGGACTTTGAGTCAGTTTGAGAGCGGTAATTCGGCCTATAACTTATTTGCTGCATTTGAATTTAAAGGAGTTTTAGAATTTGAGAAATTAGCCGAAGCCTTTCAAATTTTAGTGGAAAGACATGAGAGCTTGCGTACCGTTTTTAAAGAAGACGAACAGGGTGATTTGGGGCAGTATATTGTTCCGGCAGCCCAATACAGCGGGACTTTACAGTTTAGAGATTTAAGTAATGCCACAGCTGAAGTCCTGAGCAATCATGCTAATACACTTCAAAGACATGCTTTTGACTTAGAAAAAGGACCTCTTTTTATAGGAGAGATCGTAAAGACAACTGCAGATCATCATATTCTAATGCTTAACATGCATCATATTATTGGCGATGGCTGGTCAATGGGAGTATTGAGTAGAGAATTTATAACAATTTATAATGAATTGGTGATAGGAAATGAGATCGTATTACCGGACTTGCCTATTCAGTACAAAGATTATTCAGAATGGCAAAATAGTCCATCCAGACAAGCAGTGCTGGAAAAATCCAAAGCTTTATGGTTAGAGACATTCTCGGGAGATTTGCCGGTTTTAGAACTGCCTTCCAATAAAGTAAGACCTAAACTTAAGACCTATAACGGTTCAGGGATAAAACATTCTTTCTCAAAAAAGAGCAACACTGCCCTTAACACCTATGCACAGCAGAATGGGGTAACTCCTTTTATGGTTTTAATGGCCGGAATAAACGGATTACTTTCCAGATATACCAACAGCAGCGACCTTATTTTAGGGACTCCTGTGGCCGGAAGAGAACACAGTGATCTGGAAAATCAGGTTGGATTGTATTTAAACACACTGGCGATTCGAACCACATTTGAAAAAACAGTAAGTTTTCAGGACCTGCTTCAAACACAAAAAGAAACCTTATTAAAAGCCTATTCGCATCAGGACTATCCTTTAGACAGTTTGGTAGAAGCGCTTGATCTTAAAAGAGACACAAGCCGATCGGTTTTGTTTGATGTTTTAGTGGTTTTTCAAAATCAACAGGAATTATTAGCATCTGAAAGCCTAAGAATAAGCGGCGTAGAAATAACACCGTATAAAAATCTGAAAAAGTCATTTAGTAAATTTGATTTAACCTTTGCTTTTGCAGAATTTCAGGGAGAGCTGACTTTAGACATCGAATACAATACCGATATTTATGAATCAGAATTTGTAGCGCGTTTGGCTTCCCACTTAGAAACCTTTTTAACAGAAGCGATTCAAAATCCGGAGCAAAAAGTAGCTACACTCAACTATCTTAGCGAAGCCGAGACCACACAATTGTTACAGGATTTTAACGACACAGCAGTAGCGTATCCTAAGGATGATACCATGGTTGACTTATTTGTGGCCCAGGCGAAGAAAACCCCGGAACAGATTGCTTTAGTAACCGATACAAAAAGCTTTACCTACCAAGAACTCGATGAAATCTCTAATGAATTATCACACTACCTGTTAAGCAATTACAACTTAGCCGTAGAAGATTTGGTAGGCGTAAAACTCGGTCGTAGCGAGTGGCTGCCTATTGCCTTATTGGCGGTTTTAAAATCAGGATGTGCTTATGTTCCGATCGATCCCAACTATCCGGCGCAAAGAATTGAATACATCGAACAAGACAGTAAATGTAAAATCACCATAGACGACAGTTTTTTAGAAACCTTTAAAGAAGCAGAATCCATATCAAAATTCCTTCCAGAGGTATCTTTTAATTCGGATAATCTGGCTTACATCATCTACACCTCAGGATCCACAGGAAAACCAAAAGGAGTCATGATCACCCATCAGAATGCCGTGGCCATGTTATGCTGGTCGCAAAGAGAATTTAGCGATACTGATTTTGATATTTTATACGCCGTAACCTCACACTGTTTTGATCTGTCCGTTTACGAATTTTTCTATCCTTTAAGTATTGGAAAACAAATACGTTTACTGGCCAATGGATTATCGATAGGAGATTATATCCAGAGCGACAAAAACGTACTGATCAATACTGTTCCTTCCGTAATTCATACCCTGATCGAAAAAGGAACCACCTTTGAGAATGCCGTTGGAATCAACCTTGCAGGAGAGGCCTTTCCGGTGAGCATTGCCAACCATTTTACCAACTCTGGCATCGCCATTAGAAATCTGTATGGACCATCAGAAGACACCACTTACAGCAGTTACTACAGAGTAGAAGGAACTTATGAAAACGCAGTGCCTATTGGAAAAGCACTGGACAACACTCAGTTTTATGTACTCTCAGAAGAATTGGCCTTGCAGCCTGTAGGTGTAATTGGAGAAATTTGTATCTCAGGTGATGGTTTATCCAGAGGGTATTTGTACCAACCGGAACTAACCGCAGAAAAGTTTATTACTAACCCTTTTAACGAGAACACAAAGCTCTACAAAACAGGCGATCTGGGCAAATGGCTGCCTGACGGTACCATCGCTTACATAGGCCGAAAAGACAGTCAGGTTAAAATCAGAGGACATCGTATCGAGCTCGGAGAAATTGAGCAGGTACTACAATCTCAGGAAGATATTGATCAGTGTGTAGTAGTTACTGCAACTGTAAATGGAGATCCTGTCATTGTCAGTTATCTGGTGAGTATTGCAACTATTGACAAACAACAGCTTCGTCAATCACTATCGAGAGAATTACCGGAATATATGCTGCCAAGTTATTATGTGTTCCTGGATAAATTCCCTCTAACACCCAACGGTAAGATCGATAAAAAAGCATTGCCATCGGTAAGCACAGAGGATGTTATCCAACAGGAATATGTGGCTCCAACCAATGAAATTGAAGAAAAACTGGTAGCCATATGGCAAGACATTCTAAAACTGGAGAAAATTGGTATTACGGATAATTTCTTTGAATTAGGAGGAAACAGTTTAAAAGCTACTGTTTTAATCAACAGAATCAACAAGGCTTTTGATACGAGATTTTCTATTGAGGATTTGTATGAAACTCAGAATGTTATTGGAGTTTCGGAAAAACTGAAATTTATTGTGTTTCAGAATGAATTGGCCGGAGAGTCGGTTGATGATTTGGATGAAATTATGATATAA